In Streptomyces thermolilacinus SPC6, a single genomic region encodes these proteins:
- a CDS encoding non-ribosomal peptide synthetase — MAPRGEKVFAPSLEGRLDRRTRAVIQACIDELTALLQGDAGEAGEPERAPEQAVSGEAFPLTDLQQAYFVGEQGVGRQAAPALYIHEYAFPSGAVPDYARLDGALRRIRQARSAMRLRITQDGMQSVDAVPESAGGIGNAALLTLHDLSGLPEEKAGEELARLRESLTADIPPHDAARPFLLRLVPLPDGTARLQIALRLTAFDGVTIQLFFAELARCYADRAHRPEPETLSFRDYVLRQRDRAGAAAREAALRTWEDRLDTLPPAADLPRATAAEQTRAALAADQPATGGPDGQPLAVGADGHREGPGGPLHRTAHRLDPDSWKRFRRHAADAGLSADAALAGLYAETLLRWSGGRPGTVTVLASERAAGPAGADRVWGSGATTVLVGFEPGDGTFVERCRAFQDRLYTALEAGEVSGVEVGRMLNQRRGTTGNPVPYVFSSGLGLVDGVDDGFRLKLPGASLVHSAISTPEVLLDHQVYEQSGHLVCNFDHDPAAFPPGLVDDLAAHHRERLLRLATDPAEWTRTGPDPLPESQVRDRRRANDTAVDGLDGELHEAALGHLRRTPDATAVIDAERSLSHAETDRLSGALAVRLRAAGIGADPARPDLVAVRVPKSWQQTVAVLGVLRAGGAYLPTAPGWPASRVTQVLRQSGAAAVVAPAGTGADGLPELDGLPDLPVVAVPGLADADGSEDAYGSRGAGSEDAYGLRGADAADAPGTDVPVPDGLGGDLRRTAYVIYTSGSTGTPKGVVISHGAATNTLRDLEGRFALGPDDRVLAVSSLAFDLSVFDIFGTLGAGGTVVVPPDSEVPDPETWGELCRRHGVTVWNSVPALLQVTLEYLGDRAAETFRSLRLIMLSGDWIPLSLLDRIARVCPDARVVAMGGATEASIWSNHFWAEGQPEGWSSVPYGYPLANQTMHVLDERLADAPVWVPGDLYIGGAGVADGYHRAPALTEASFLTHPVTGERLYRTGDRARYRPGGILEFLGREDAQVKVGGHRIELGEIEARLAARPEVEHAVALVAGSREEPYLAAFVTPAATGTAPDPDALRARLAAELPPYMVPPVLRVVDAVPLSSNGKVDRKALLARLTGPAAPAAPGASRAPGAGDTPGGSGAGVAPRTPEEVTLLGLWQQLLGPQVRGVTDDFFALGGNSLLAVRLFHRIKAAFGRTLPLAALMRGRTVAEQAAQLGRADDERGSASPLVRIRDGVPGITGGAQHLVLVHPVGGDVLCYDRLVRELAAHPAAARATVYGLRATGLLAGERPARDMTALVAAYADALLEAVPAGELHLAGWSMGGTVSVDLAARLEERGRSVASVTALDSFTGDPGVPAPTFRQRLTGFFADLAQGADVTRHVPDGLPGTAPGDPADLAAALRAVQDALLGAGLLAGPLHDDDLVRLFTVYAAHSALLEAHEPAPAHPRLRLLRARGTARRAFPGLVPLEERLTGAAPPEWLDGDHYSVMAPEAARGLAALLAGRLPGRPVDESYLDSTLWC, encoded by the coding sequence TTGGCTCCACGGGGGGAGAAGGTGTTCGCGCCTTCTCTGGAAGGAAGACTCGACCGCAGAACGAGAGCGGTCATCCAGGCGTGTATCGACGAGCTCACCGCCCTCCTTCAGGGTGACGCCGGTGAAGCCGGGGAGCCGGAGCGCGCGCCCGAACAGGCGGTCAGCGGTGAGGCGTTCCCGCTGACCGACCTCCAGCAGGCCTACTTCGTCGGTGAGCAGGGCGTCGGCCGCCAGGCCGCCCCCGCCCTCTACATCCACGAGTACGCCTTTCCGTCCGGCGCTGTCCCGGATTACGCCAGGCTTGACGGCGCACTGCGCCGAATACGGCAGGCGCGGTCCGCCATGAGACTCCGGATCACCCAGGACGGAATGCAGTCCGTGGACGCGGTCCCGGAATCCGCAGGGGGAATAGGAAATGCCGCGCTCCTCACGCTGCACGACCTCTCCGGATTACCGGAGGAAAAAGCCGGTGAGGAACTCGCCCGGCTCCGGGAATCCCTCACCGCCGACATTCCCCCGCACGACGCGGCCCGCCCCTTCCTGTTACGCCTCGTCCCCCTCCCGGACGGCACGGCCCGCCTGCAGATCGCCCTCCGGCTGACCGCCTTCGACGGCGTCACCATCCAGCTCTTCTTCGCCGAACTGGCCCGCTGCTACGCGGACCGGGCCCACCGCCCCGAGCCCGAGACGCTCTCCTTCCGCGACTACGTCCTCCGGCAGCGCGACCGCGCCGGAGCCGCCGCCCGCGAGGCCGCCCTCCGCACCTGGGAGGACCGGCTCGACACCCTTCCCCCCGCCGCCGACCTGCCCCGCGCGACCGCCGCCGAGCAGACCCGGGCGGCCCTCGCCGCCGACCAGCCCGCGACCGGCGGCCCCGACGGCCAGCCCCTGGCCGTCGGCGCCGACGGGCACCGGGAAGGCCCCGGCGGGCCCCTGCACCGCACCGCGCACCGCCTCGACCCCGACTCGTGGAAACGGTTCCGCCGTCACGCCGCCGACGCCGGGCTCTCCGCCGACGCCGCGCTCGCCGGGCTGTACGCGGAGACCCTGCTGCGCTGGTCCGGCGGCCGCCCCGGCACCGTCACCGTCCTCGCGTCGGAGCGCGCCGCCGGACCCGCCGGAGCGGACCGGGTGTGGGGCAGCGGCGCCACCACCGTGCTCGTCGGCTTCGAACCGGGCGACGGCACGTTCGTCGAGCGCTGCCGGGCCTTCCAGGACCGCCTCTACACGGCCCTGGAGGCTGGCGAGGTCTCCGGTGTCGAGGTCGGCCGCATGCTCAACCAGCGGCGCGGCACCACCGGCAACCCCGTCCCGTACGTCTTCAGCAGCGGGCTCGGCCTCGTGGACGGCGTCGACGACGGTTTCCGGCTGAAGCTGCCCGGCGCGTCGCTCGTCCACAGCGCCATCAGCACCCCCGAGGTGCTCCTCGACCACCAGGTGTACGAGCAGTCCGGCCACCTGGTGTGCAACTTCGACCACGACCCGGCCGCGTTCCCGCCCGGCCTCGTGGACGACCTCGCCGCCCACCACCGCGAGCGCCTCCTGCGGCTCGCCACCGACCCGGCCGAGTGGACGCGCACCGGCCCCGACCCGCTCCCCGAGAGCCAGGTCCGCGACCGCAGGCGCGCCAACGACACGGCCGTTGACGGGCTCGACGGCGAACTGCACGAGGCTGCCCTCGGCCATCTCCGCCGCACCCCGGACGCCACCGCCGTCATCGACGCCGAACGCTCCCTCAGCCACGCCGAGACCGACCGGCTGTCCGGCGCGCTCGCCGTACGGCTGCGGGCCGCGGGGATCGGCGCAGACCCGGCGCGGCCCGACCTCGTCGCCGTGCGCGTCCCGAAGTCGTGGCAGCAGACCGTCGCCGTCCTCGGCGTCCTGCGCGCGGGCGGCGCCTACCTGCCCACCGCGCCCGGCTGGCCCGCGTCCCGCGTCACGCAGGTGCTGCGGCAGAGCGGCGCGGCCGCCGTCGTGGCCCCCGCGGGCACGGGCGCCGACGGGCTCCCCGAGCTGGACGGCCTGCCGGACCTGCCCGTCGTCGCCGTACCCGGCCTGGCCGACGCGGACGGCTCCGAAGACGCGTACGGCTCCCGAGGCGCGGGCTCCGAAGACGCGTACGGCCTCCGAGGCGCGGACGCAGCGGACGCCCCGGGGACGGACGTGCCGGTGCCCGACGGGCTCGGCGGGGATCTGCGCCGCACCGCCTACGTCATCTACACCTCCGGCTCCACCGGCACGCCCAAGGGCGTCGTCATCTCCCACGGGGCCGCCACCAACACCCTGCGCGACCTCGAAGGGCGGTTCGCGCTCGGGCCCGACGACCGGGTCCTGGCCGTGTCGTCCCTCGCCTTCGACCTGTCCGTCTTCGACATCTTCGGCACGCTCGGCGCGGGCGGCACCGTCGTCGTCCCGCCCGACAGCGAGGTGCCCGACCCCGAGACGTGGGGCGAGCTGTGCCGCCGTCACGGCGTCACGGTCTGGAACTCGGTGCCCGCGCTGCTCCAGGTCACCCTGGAGTACCTCGGGGACCGGGCCGCGGAAACGTTCCGCTCGCTGCGGCTCATCATGCTCAGCGGCGACTGGATACCCCTGTCGCTGCTCGACCGGATCGCCCGCGTCTGCCCGGACGCCCGGGTCGTCGCCATGGGCGGGGCCACCGAGGCGTCGATCTGGTCCAACCACTTCTGGGCCGAAGGACAGCCCGAAGGCTGGTCCAGCGTCCCGTACGGCTATCCGCTCGCCAACCAGACGATGCACGTCCTCGACGAGCGGCTCGCCGACGCGCCCGTCTGGGTCCCCGGCGACCTCTACATCGGCGGCGCCGGGGTGGCCGACGGCTACCACCGCGCGCCCGCCCTCACCGAGGCGTCGTTCCTCACCCACCCCGTCACGGGGGAGCGGCTCTACCGCACCGGCGACCGGGCCCGCTACCGGCCCGGCGGCATCCTGGAGTTCCTCGGCCGTGAGGACGCCCAGGTCAAGGTCGGCGGACACCGCATCGAGCTGGGCGAGATCGAGGCCCGCCTCGCCGCCCGGCCCGAGGTGGAGCACGCCGTCGCGCTCGTCGCGGGCAGCCGGGAGGAGCCGTACCTGGCGGCCTTCGTCACCCCGGCCGCCACCGGAACCGCCCCCGACCCCGACGCGCTCCGCGCCCGTCTGGCCGCCGAACTGCCCCCGTACATGGTCCCGCCCGTCCTGCGCGTCGTGGACGCCGTGCCGCTCAGCTCCAACGGCAAGGTGGACCGCAAGGCGCTGCTCGCCCGCCTCACCGGGCCCGCCGCCCCGGCGGCCCCAGGAGCGTCAAGAGCCCCGGGCGCGGGCGACACTCCGGGCGGAAGCGGTGCCGGGGTCGCCCCCCGCACCCCCGAGGAGGTGACACTGCTCGGCCTGTGGCAGCAGCTCCTCGGCCCGCAGGTGCGGGGCGTCACCGACGACTTCTTCGCCCTGGGCGGCAACTCCCTGCTCGCCGTACGGCTGTTCCACCGCATCAAGGCCGCCTTCGGACGCACCCTGCCGCTGGCCGCCCTGATGCGCGGCAGGACCGTCGCCGAACAGGCCGCGCAGCTCGGCCGCGCCGACGACGAGCGCGGGTCCGCCTCGCCCCTCGTCCGTATCAGGGACGGCGTCCCCGGCATCACCGGCGGCGCACAGCACCTGGTGCTCGTCCACCCCGTCGGCGGCGACGTCCTCTGCTACGACCGGCTGGTCCGCGAGCTGGCCGCGCACCCCGCCGCCGCCCGCGCCACCGTGTACGGGCTGCGCGCGACGGGCCTCCTCGCGGGGGAGCGGCCCGCGCGGGACATGACCGCCCTCGTCGCGGCGTACGCCGACGCGCTGCTGGAGGCCGTACCGGCCGGCGAACTCCACCTCGCGGGCTGGTCCATGGGCGGCACCGTCTCCGTGGACCTCGCCGCCCGCCTGGAGGAGCGGGGCCGGAGCGTCGCGTCCGTGACGGCGCTCGACTCCTTCACCGGCGACCCCGGCGTCCCGGCGCCCACCTTCCGGCAGCGGCTCACCGGCTTCTTCGCCGACCTCGCGCAGGGCGCCGACGTCACCCGGCACGTCCCCGACGGCCTGCCCGGCACGGCGCCCGGCGACCCGGCGGACCTCGCCGCGGCCCTGCGCGCCGTCCAGGACGCGCTGCTCGGGGCCGGGCTGCTCGCCGGACCGCTCCACGACGACGACCTGGTCCGCCTGTTCACCGTGTACGCCGCCCACTCCGCCCTCCTGGAGGCGCACGAACCCGCCCCGGCCCACCCCAGGCTGCGCCTGCTGCGCGCCCGGGGCACCGCCCGCCGGGCCTTCCCCGGGCTCGTCCCCCTGGAGGAGCGGCTCACCGGGGCGGCGCCGCCCGAGTGGCTGGACGGCGACCACTACTCCGTCATGGCGCCCGAGGCCGCCCGCGGTCTCGCCGCCCTCCTCGCGGGCCGCCTCCCCGGCCGCCCGGTGGACGAGTCGTACCTCGACTCGACCCTCTGGTGCTGA
- a CDS encoding class I SAM-dependent methyltransferase produces MTSTEGKNEIWNSGTFDSMRRKLIPSFDLIYSTGVYAVVETVPRQARVLDLGAGTGLLGGAILERLPEAELVLVDHSDAMLAKARERFAGNPRVTVQVADMKDPLPRGPFDAVVSGLAIHHLTHAEKEDLFRRIHDVLTPDGVFVNVEQLAGPNARIEAMYDAQHEAHVQRSECPPDEWAAGRERMKLDICATTEMQLEWLRKVGFSQVDILAKDWRYGTYAAWKAA; encoded by the coding sequence ATGACGAGCACCGAGGGCAAGAACGAGATCTGGAACTCCGGCACGTTCGACTCCATGCGCCGCAAGCTCATCCCGTCGTTCGACCTGATCTACTCGACGGGCGTGTACGCGGTCGTCGAGACCGTCCCGCGCCAGGCCCGCGTCCTCGACCTGGGCGCCGGTACCGGTCTCCTCGGCGGCGCCATCCTGGAGCGCCTGCCCGAGGCCGAACTCGTCCTCGTGGACCACTCCGACGCGATGCTGGCGAAGGCCCGCGAGCGGTTCGCCGGGAATCCACGGGTCACCGTCCAGGTCGCCGACATGAAGGACCCGTTGCCGCGGGGTCCGTTCGACGCCGTCGTCTCCGGCCTCGCCATCCACCACCTCACGCACGCCGAGAAGGAGGACCTCTTCCGGCGCATCCACGACGTGCTCACCCCCGACGGCGTCTTCGTCAACGTCGAGCAGCTCGCCGGACCCAACGCCCGCATCGAGGCGATGTACGACGCCCAGCACGAGGCGCACGTCCAGCGCTCCGAGTGCCCGCCCGACGAGTGGGCCGCGGGCCGCGAGCGGATGAAGCTCGACATCTGCGCCACCACCGAGATGCAGCTGGAGTGGCTGCGCAAGGTCGGCTTCAGCCAGGTCGACATCCTCGCGAAGGACTGGCGCTACGGCACCTACGCCGCCTGGAAGGCCGCATGA
- a CDS encoding class I adenylate-forming enzyme family protein codes for MSGVLTRAVADVAARHPGKVAVRDVDGTDVTYGELVTRVERLAAGLHARGVREGDTVAFALPNSARYVALILALASLGARYVPLMGDFTPEETARALDQARPVLLVAARPHHAAGAVPEVAPEALEDASAPPAPVPPEPYAGLFRQLWTSGSTGFPKMMVWRQDRFVTERRRWLADTGMTDADTYYCRHPLDVAHATDLHVFAALLGGARLVLADPAAPAEAHLERLRAERATVMSALPGHYADLVGAAVRTGDRGGLPELRRPLCGGAYLPPAVVRDADEVLGVRIRQIYGSTEFGIALGNMADQVQTSGAMVPVRGVGARVAPLSNRAPDTGELVLRSDCTSEGYLFADEANARTFRDGEFWTGDVAERLPGGAFRIVGRVTEVLATPAGPLLAPVLDAEIADACPGTAAVSLPLDPGAFTGRVAVAVRPAPDAAAQDVVKQVETLLAGHGLDGSAHVVDAIPRTPVGKVDKPRLRTRLGLAGKR; via the coding sequence ATGAGCGGGGTCCTGACCCGGGCGGTCGCCGACGTGGCCGCCCGCCACCCCGGGAAGGTCGCCGTCCGCGACGTGGACGGCACCGACGTCACGTACGGCGAGCTGGTCACGCGCGTGGAGCGGCTGGCGGCCGGGCTGCACGCGCGCGGCGTACGGGAGGGCGACACCGTCGCGTTCGCCCTGCCGAACAGCGCCCGGTACGTCGCCCTGATCCTCGCCCTGGCGTCCCTCGGCGCCCGGTACGTGCCGCTCATGGGCGACTTCACCCCCGAGGAGACGGCCCGCGCCCTCGACCAGGCCCGGCCCGTGCTGCTCGTCGCCGCCCGCCCGCACCACGCCGCCGGGGCCGTCCCCGAAGTGGCGCCGGAGGCGCTGGAGGACGCGTCGGCGCCGCCCGCGCCGGTGCCCCCGGAGCCGTACGCCGGGCTGTTCCGGCAGCTGTGGACGTCCGGCTCGACGGGCTTCCCCAAGATGATGGTGTGGCGGCAGGACCGGTTCGTCACCGAACGGCGCCGCTGGCTCGCCGACACGGGGATGACCGACGCCGACACGTACTACTGCCGTCACCCCCTCGACGTCGCCCACGCCACCGACCTGCACGTCTTCGCCGCGCTGCTCGGCGGGGCGCGGCTCGTGCTGGCCGACCCGGCGGCGCCCGCCGAGGCGCATCTGGAGCGGCTGCGCGCCGAGCGGGCCACCGTGATGAGCGCCCTGCCCGGCCACTACGCGGACCTCGTCGGGGCGGCCGTGCGCACCGGGGACCGCGGCGGGCTCCCGGAGCTGCGCCGGCCGCTGTGCGGCGGCGCGTACCTGCCGCCGGCGGTCGTCCGCGACGCCGACGAGGTGCTCGGCGTCCGCATCCGGCAGATCTACGGCTCCACCGAGTTCGGCATCGCGCTCGGCAACATGGCCGACCAGGTGCAGACGAGCGGCGCCATGGTGCCCGTACGGGGGGTGGGCGCCCGGGTCGCGCCGCTGTCAAACCGCGCGCCGGACACCGGTGAGCTGGTGCTGCGCTCCGACTGCACCAGCGAGGGCTACCTCTTCGCGGACGAGGCGAACGCGCGGACCTTCCGGGACGGCGAGTTCTGGACCGGGGACGTGGCCGAGCGGCTCCCCGGCGGGGCGTTCCGGATCGTCGGGCGGGTCACCGAGGTGCTGGCCACCCCGGCCGGGCCGCTGCTCGCGCCCGTCCTGGACGCCGAGATCGCCGACGCCTGCCCCGGCACGGCGGCCGTGTCGCTGCCCCTCGACCCCGGCGCCTTCACCGGCCGGGTCGCCGTGGCGGTCAGGCCCGCGCCGGACGCGGCGGCGCAGGACGTGGTCAAACAGGTCGAGACGCTCCTCGCGGGCCACGGCCTGGACGGGTCGGCGCACGTCGTGGACGCGATCCCCCGTACGCCCGTCGGCAAGGTGGACAAGCCGCGCCTGCGGACCCGCCTCGGACTGGCCGGGAAGCGGTGA
- a CDS encoding alpha/beta fold hydrolase gives MLTYERRGSGPVVVLVPGLGATRDFFAPVAAGLGRDHTVVAVDLPGHGATALRDGAEPTLRDAAAGLRAVVEKLGLSDIALVGWSLGATVAWTYLEEYGPQGVRGLVSCEQTPWLLADGGWEYAAFGSLDAAAAKDLLEQVRQDPGGFAENLVRGSFATGSEPDPELADDLVRKARRTAPAALTGLLADVLRQDWRERVGALGVPTLLVHGARSGVYPPEVGTWLAKTVPGSRLELLEHSGHLCFLEEPDRFCAAVRGFLASTRNDTASARHDTASARQSTPSSRHDTNGR, from the coding sequence GTGTTGACGTACGAGCGGCGGGGCTCGGGCCCCGTGGTCGTCCTCGTGCCTGGCCTGGGCGCCACCCGCGACTTCTTCGCCCCGGTGGCGGCCGGCCTGGGCCGGGACCACACGGTCGTCGCGGTGGACCTGCCCGGCCACGGTGCGACCGCCCTGCGGGACGGCGCCGAGCCGACCCTGCGCGACGCGGCGGCCGGGCTGCGCGCGGTCGTCGAGAAGCTGGGCCTGAGCGACATCGCCCTGGTCGGCTGGTCGCTGGGCGCCACGGTCGCCTGGACCTACCTGGAGGAGTACGGCCCCCAGGGGGTGCGCGGGCTCGTGTCCTGCGAGCAGACGCCGTGGCTGCTGGCCGACGGCGGCTGGGAGTACGCGGCGTTCGGCAGCCTCGACGCGGCCGCCGCGAAGGACCTGCTGGAGCAGGTGCGGCAGGACCCCGGCGGCTTCGCGGAGAACCTGGTGCGCGGCTCCTTCGCGACCGGCTCCGAGCCCGACCCGGAGCTCGCCGACGACCTGGTGCGCAAGGCGCGCCGTACGGCACCGGCCGCGCTCACGGGACTGCTCGCGGACGTGCTGCGGCAGGACTGGCGGGAGCGGGTCGGCGCGCTGGGCGTCCCCACCCTGCTCGTCCACGGCGCCCGCAGCGGCGTCTACCCGCCGGAGGTGGGGACCTGGCTCGCCAAGACGGTCCCCGGGTCCCGGCTGGAGCTCCTCGAACACTCCGGTCACCTCTGCTTCCTGGAGGAGCCGGACCGGTTCTGCGCCGCCGTCCGTGGATTCCTGGCGTCCACCCGCAACGACACGGCCTCCGCCCGCCACGACACGGCGTCCGCCCGGCAGAGCACGCCGTCCTCCCGGCACGACACGAACGGAAGGTGA
- a CDS encoding ATP-grasp domain-containing protein, which produces MSTSTDQLAQRLCWIYPDRGTVRQRAAEADAIWTTYTKIAADCGLRMSIHKSEALAAEMPDEGEPRVFLDGERITPEDTILVTSLWSLPHQVNEVCNQLFAYSIVEQAGFYLPIHPRMSYITTDKLATMLYLKDSPVRRVPTVRIGTGRDAISRHYEPALANLEYPLLVKPAYWGMGIGVCLVRNEHELRGVIGLAGGADTALVVQPYLGEGVEDWRVYVIDGVPHTVLRRIPQGASLTANLVNGGRLEYPPVPDELKGALEYIARQLDMPYFAADFLWDGKQFWLSEVEPDGACGYAPTEEVAAIQRPVIEDRFRAYIAAHARWIAERNGGGAA; this is translated from the coding sequence ATGTCCACATCCACCGACCAGTTGGCGCAGCGGCTGTGCTGGATCTACCCGGACCGGGGCACCGTGCGCCAGCGCGCCGCCGAGGCCGACGCCATCTGGACCACGTACACGAAGATCGCCGCCGACTGCGGGCTGCGGATGTCCATCCACAAGTCCGAGGCGCTCGCCGCGGAGATGCCGGACGAGGGCGAGCCGCGGGTCTTCCTGGACGGTGAGCGGATCACGCCCGAGGACACGATCCTCGTCACCTCGCTGTGGTCGCTGCCGCACCAGGTGAACGAGGTGTGCAACCAGCTGTTCGCGTACTCGATCGTGGAGCAGGCCGGTTTCTACCTGCCGATCCATCCGCGCATGTCGTACATCACGACCGACAAGCTGGCCACGATGCTGTACCTGAAGGACAGCCCCGTGCGGCGCGTGCCGACCGTCCGGATCGGCACCGGCCGCGACGCGATCAGCCGCCACTACGAGCCCGCGCTGGCGAACCTGGAGTACCCGCTGCTGGTGAAGCCCGCCTACTGGGGCATGGGCATCGGCGTGTGCCTCGTGCGCAACGAGCACGAGCTGCGCGGCGTCATCGGCCTCGCGGGAGGCGCGGACACGGCCCTGGTCGTCCAGCCGTACCTGGGCGAGGGCGTCGAGGACTGGCGGGTGTACGTCATCGACGGCGTCCCGCACACGGTGCTGCGGCGCATCCCGCAGGGCGCGTCGCTGACGGCGAACCTCGTCAACGGCGGCCGCCTGGAGTACCCGCCGGTGCCGGACGAGCTGAAGGGCGCCCTCGAGTACATCGCGCGGCAGCTGGACATGCCGTACTTCGCGGCCGACTTCCTGTGGGACGGCAAGCAGTTCTGGCTGTCGGAGGTGGAGCCGGACGGGGCCTGCGGCTACGCCCCGACGGAGGAGGTCGCCGCCATCCAGCGGCCCGTCATCGAGGACCGGTTCCGCGCGTACATCGCCGCGCACGCCCGCTGGATCGCGGAGCGGAACGGGGGCGGTGCCGCATGA
- a CDS encoding AMP-binding protein — protein MTATTGTGAAGTGAAGTGAAGTGAAGSIPAQPRPGGGAVETIGELPWEDVLAQARALETRGGAPVPPGASRLTDLPVTGPDEILSVTKTAAAGPGAVLMSSGGTTGRPKLTYVPYHQAVDRLLEQWRPLSPDSVMLNLFNPGRMWASHYYMQTFAERCRCTVIPSGPFAPDDVANWVPMLKEVGVDTLCGTPTALADFAEGLLAAGETLPVTTVIWMAEPWTEAKHRVVAKALPEAGFWANYGSVETYIIGTNTPACDLQTVHLMPDQVLELEEKGALLTRRGTGWTMPAVRYRLGDRLARAECRCGRPDALRVVGRADDSVSLRSALFSVGDVMRHARTFPGVEEAQLVLTRSTDDLKAATALTLEYTGDADPEAVRAHLTAEFYHLAAVHHRFPGAITARRVGRLSRVERTNKVPPAVWRD, from the coding sequence ATGACCGCGACGACCGGAACCGGGGCCGCGGGGACCGGGGCGGCCGGGACGGGAGCGGCGGGGACCGGAGCCGCGGGGAGCATTCCCGCGCAGCCCCGGCCCGGAGGCGGCGCCGTCGAGACGATCGGCGAGCTGCCCTGGGAGGACGTGCTCGCGCAGGCCCGCGCCCTGGAGACCCGCGGCGGCGCGCCCGTGCCGCCCGGCGCGTCCCGCCTCACCGACCTGCCCGTGACCGGCCCGGACGAGATCCTGTCCGTCACGAAGACCGCGGCGGCGGGCCCGGGCGCCGTACTGATGTCCAGCGGCGGCACCACCGGCCGCCCCAAGCTCACCTACGTGCCGTACCACCAGGCGGTGGACCGGCTCCTGGAGCAGTGGCGCCCGCTGTCACCCGACAGTGTGATGCTGAACCTCTTCAACCCGGGCCGCATGTGGGCCTCCCACTACTACATGCAGACCTTCGCGGAGCGCTGCCGCTGCACGGTCATCCCGTCCGGTCCCTTCGCGCCGGACGACGTGGCGAACTGGGTGCCGATGCTGAAGGAGGTCGGCGTGGACACCCTCTGCGGCACCCCGACCGCCCTCGCCGACTTCGCCGAGGGCCTGCTCGCCGCCGGGGAGACCCTGCCGGTCACCACGGTCATCTGGATGGCCGAGCCGTGGACGGAGGCCAAGCACCGCGTCGTCGCCAAGGCCCTCCCCGAGGCCGGTTTCTGGGCCAACTACGGCTCCGTCGAGACGTACATCATCGGCACCAACACCCCCGCCTGCGACCTCCAGACCGTCCACCTCATGCCCGACCAGGTGCTGGAACTGGAGGAGAAGGGCGCGCTGCTGACCCGGCGCGGCACCGGCTGGACCATGCCCGCCGTCCGCTACCGGCTCGGCGACCGGCTCGCCCGCGCCGAGTGCCGCTGCGGCCGCCCCGACGCGCTCCGGGTGGTCGGCAGGGCCGACGACTCGGTCAGCCTGCGCAGCGCCCTGTTCAGCGTCGGCGACGTGATGCGGCACGCGCGGACCTTCCCCGGCGTGGAGGAGGCGCAGCTCGTGCTGACCCGGTCCACCGACGACCTGAAGGCCGCGACCGCGCTGACCCTGGAGTACACCGGAGACGCCGACCCCGAGGCCGTACGGGCCCACCTCACCGCCGAGTTCTACCACCTGGCCGCCGTGCACCACCGGTTCCCGGGCGCGATCACGGCCCGCCGGGTGGGCAGACTGAGCCGCGTGGAGCGCACCAACAAGGTGCCGCCGGCCGTGTGGAGGGACTGA